From uncultured Fusobacterium sp., a single genomic window includes:
- a CDS encoding ABC transporter substrate-binding protein encodes MKYIFILFISLFFPACMEKTEEKNIETLKIEKDLKVAFGYKPRSFDPHRHTDSSTLAVTKQIYNNLFALTEDGELISELVESYEIQEDNSIILNLRKDIYFHDGSELKAKDVENSLKRNMNIPISKVLVEAIEDVKALDEYKVKIVQKNAPTIILHNFAHSSIAIVKEVTPNEEGVNLVGTGAYKIKKWGIGEKVELEAFDKYFQGKAKIKNLSFITIPENSNRLIALETGEIDIAYDISSTDVKGLLKDENLKFISKSSLGTDFVSINTQKITDKRIRQAIELGINKNDIATAVFEGMTEIAPSLLAPSVFGYDKDAKIKDYNPEKAKELLKEAGVTGELNYQLWIYEEPTRMQMAQIIQSNLKDIGINISIQVLELSSFLQFSANGQHDMLIGLWYVSTGDADYGFYPLLHSTSAGAVGNRSFYNNKEVDRLLDEARKTSDSELREKNYVEVNRIIGDEVPLLPLDYKTYIIGMNKKVTGFIFNPNGNHILYKTDIE; translated from the coding sequence GTGAAATATATTTTTATTTTATTTATTTCGTTATTTTTTCCAGCTTGTATGGAAAAAACAGAGGAGAAAAATATTGAAACACTTAAAATTGAAAAAGATTTAAAGGTTGCTTTTGGTTATAAGCCACGTTCTTTTGACCCACATAGACATACAGACAGTTCTACTTTAGCAGTAACTAAGCAGATTTATAATAATCTGTTTGCTCTTACTGAGGATGGAGAACTTATTTCAGAGTTAGTAGAAAGTTATGAAATTCAAGAGGACAACTCAATTATTTTAAATTTAAGAAAAGATATATATTTCCATGATGGAAGTGAATTAAAAGCAAAAGATGTAGAGAATAGTTTAAAAAGAAATATGAATATTCCTATAAGTAAAGTTTTAGTAGAGGCGATAGAAGATGTAAAAGCTTTAGATGAATATAAAGTTAAAATTGTCCAAAAAAATGCTCCTACAATTATTCTTCATAATTTTGCTCACTCATCAATAGCTATTGTAAAAGAGGTAACTCCAAATGAAGAGGGAGTTAATTTAGTAGGAACGGGAGCTTATAAGATAAAAAAATGGGGAATAGGAGAAAAAGTTGAGTTAGAAGCTTTTGACAAGTATTTTCAAGGGAAGGCTAAGATTAAAAATTTATCATTTATTACTATTCCAGAAAACTCAAATAGACTTATAGCTTTAGAAACTGGAGAGATTGATATTGCTTATGATATATCATCAACAGATGTAAAAGGATTATTAAAAGATGAAAATCTAAAATTTATTAGTAAATCATCTTTAGGAACAGATTTTGTTTCAATTAATACTCAAAAGATTACTGATAAAAGAATAAGACAAGCTATTGAACTTGGAATAAATAAAAATGATATAGCAACAGCTGTATTTGAAGGAATGACAGAGATTGCCCCATCACTTTTAGCCCCAAGTGTTTTTGGATATGATAAAGATGCAAAGATAAAAGATTATAATCCAGAGAAAGCAAAGGAGCTTTTAAAAGAGGCAGGAGTAACTGGAGAATTAAATTATCAATTATGGATATATGAAGAACCTACTAGAATGCAAATGGCTCAAATTATTCAATCAAATTTAAAAGATATTGGAATAAATATATCTATTCAAGTGTTAGAATTATCATCATTTCTACAATTTTCAGCTAATGGACAACATGATATGTTGATAGGATTATGGTATGTAAGTACTGGAGATGCTGATTATGGATTCTATCCACTTTTACACTCAACTTCAGCAGGAGCTGTTGGAAATAGAAGCTTTTATAATAATAAAGAGGTAGATAGATTATTAGATGAGGCTAGAAAAACTTCTGATTCAGAATTAAGAGAGAAAAATTATGTAGAGGTAAATAGAATAATAGGAGATGAGGTTCCGTTGTTGCCTTTAGATTACAAAACTTATATAATAGGAATGAATAAAAAAGTAACTGGATTTATTTTTAACCCAAATGGTAATCATATCCTTTATAAGACTGATATAGAGTAA
- a CDS encoding GntR family transcriptional regulator, whose amino-acid sequence MKIYNHIMGKTSFSFAYRILKENILRLDMKPGEEIKELELLATLGMSRTPVREALILLKHEGLVENIQNGTYVSKIDKEKFKDGTLMRMAIEEKILLKACDFFPDEYLEKLEKNLEKQRYIMKTSRDYIEFRNVDLEFHQLIFEGVGHKNLFTFMTDGFLDYQRMGVMFCVDKIRDDFVFQGHKEFFNIIKEKKKDEVISTLKAHLNRLIEKFDDIAAEHPYYFK is encoded by the coding sequence ATGAAAATTTATAATCATATTATGGGAAAAACAAGTTTTAGTTTTGCATATAGAATATTAAAGGAAAATATATTAAGACTTGATATGAAACCTGGAGAAGAGATAAAGGAACTTGAATTATTGGCTACTTTAGGGATGAGTAGAACTCCAGTTAGAGAAGCTCTTATTTTGTTAAAACATGAAGGATTAGTAGAAAATATTCAAAATGGAACCTATGTATCAAAAATAGATAAAGAAAAATTTAAAGATGGAACATTAATGAGAATGGCTATAGAAGAAAAAATACTTTTGAAAGCTTGTGATTTTTTTCCAGATGAATATTTAGAAAAGCTTGAAAAAAATTTAGAGAAACAAAGATATATTATGAAGACTTCAAGAGATTATATAGAATTTCGTAATGTGGACTTAGAATTTCATCAATTAATTTTTGAGGGAGTAGGACATAAAAATCTATTTACTTTTATGACAGATGGCTTTCTGGATTATCAAAGAATGGGTGTAATGTTTTGTGTAGATAAAATTAGAGATGACTTTGTTTTTCAAGGACATAAGGAATTTTTTAATATTATTAAAGAAAAGAAAAAAGATGAGGTTATATCAACTCTTAAAGCACATTTAAATCGACTAATAGAGAAATTTGATGATATAGCTGCGGAACATCCATATTATTTTAAATAG
- the nagE gene encoding N-acetylglucosamine-specific PTS transporter subunit IIBC, producing MFSYLQKIGKALMVPVAVLPAAAILMGIGYWIDPTGWGANSQLAAFLIKAGAAIIDNMPILFAIGVAFGLSKDKNGAAALAGLVAFQVVTTLLSSGAVAQLTGVPADQVSPAFGKINNQFVGILCGVIAGELYNKFHTLELPKFLSFFSGKRFVPIITSVVAIVVSFILLYVWPAIYSGLVGFGISIAKMGPIGAGIYGFFNRLLIPVGLHHALNSVFWFNVAGINDIGRFWGPQAAAYEGLPEAVKATYHVGMYQAGFFPIMMFGLLGACLAFIKTAKPANREKIKSIMLAAGFASFFTGVTEPIEFAFMFVAPGLYLIHAILTGIAVFIAATFKWMAGFGFSAGFVDFFLSLRNPNANSPYMLIILGLVFFVLYYLIFSVAIAKFNIKTPGREDEDVEDVVEVSGASDNAQLAAILLPLLGGKENIVIVDNCTTRLRLEVKDSSIVRDAEIKKYVPGVLKPSQTAVQVIVGPQVEFVADELKKLV from the coding sequence ATGTTTAGCTATCTTCAAAAAATAGGAAAAGCTTTGATGGTACCAGTAGCAGTACTACCAGCAGCAGCAATTTTAATGGGAATTGGATATTGGATTGACCCAACTGGGTGGGGAGCTAATAGCCAACTAGCAGCATTTTTAATAAAAGCAGGAGCTGCAATTATAGATAATATGCCTATATTGTTTGCAATTGGTGTTGCTTTTGGACTTTCTAAAGACAAAAATGGAGCTGCAGCTCTAGCAGGGCTAGTAGCATTCCAAGTTGTTACAACTTTACTTTCTTCAGGGGCAGTAGCTCAATTGACTGGTGTTCCAGCTGACCAAGTATCTCCAGCATTTGGAAAAATCAATAACCAATTTGTTGGAATCTTATGTGGGGTTATAGCTGGAGAATTATATAATAAATTCCATACTCTTGAACTACCTAAATTCCTTTCATTCTTTAGTGGAAAGAGATTTGTTCCAATTATTACTTCAGTAGTAGCAATAGTAGTATCATTTATCTTACTATATGTATGGCCAGCAATTTACAGTGGTCTTGTAGGATTCGGAATCAGTATTGCTAAAATGGGACCAATCGGAGCAGGAATTTACGGATTCTTTAACAGATTACTAATTCCAGTAGGATTACACCATGCACTAAACTCAGTATTCTGGTTTAACGTTGCTGGAATCAACGATATAGGAAGATTCTGGGGACCTCAAGCAGCAGCTTATGAAGGATTACCAGAAGCTGTAAAAGCAACTTATCATGTAGGAATGTATCAAGCTGGATTCTTCCCTATTATGATGTTCGGATTATTAGGAGCTTGTTTAGCATTTATTAAAACTGCAAAACCAGCTAATAGAGAAAAAATCAAATCTATCATGCTAGCAGCAGGATTTGCAAGTTTCTTTACAGGAGTTACAGAACCAATCGAATTTGCATTTATGTTCGTTGCACCTGGACTATATTTAATTCATGCAATTTTAACAGGAATTGCAGTATTTATAGCAGCTACATTCAAATGGATGGCAGGATTTGGATTCTCAGCAGGATTTGTTGATTTCTTCTTATCTCTACGTAATCCAAATGCAAATAGTCCATATATGTTAATCATTTTAGGATTAGTATTCTTCGTACTTTACTACTTAATCTTCAGTGTAGCTATTGCTAAATTCAATATCAAAACTCCAGGAAGAGAAGATGAAGATGTTGAAGATGTAGTTGAAGTAAGTGGAGCGTCAGATAATGCTCAATTAGCAGCTATTTTACTTCCATTATTAGGTGGAAAAGAAAATATCGTAATAGTTGACAACTGTACTACAAGATTAAGACTTGAAGTAAAAGATAGTTCAATAGTTAGAGATGCTGAAATTAAAAAATATGTACCTGGTGTATTAAAACCAAGTCAAACTGCAGTTCAAGTAATTGTTGGACCACAAGTTGAATTTGTTGCTGATGAATTAAAAAAATTAGTTTAA
- the ppk1 gene encoding polyphosphate kinase 1 codes for MNPNNYIENREISWLKFNERVLEEAVSEDNPLLERLKFLAIFTSNLDEFFMVRVGTMNDYIKYVPDYVDGKTGMNAREQLEKIYEISNRLYQKRDKVFENLMKLLEKENLKKEKIKDLSKKELSYLEKYFFNNIFPMLSPLIIDTWHPFPFIPNKQLNVIVYLSNKKKEVLGMIPVPNNMERVIMIDKELGRYVLLEEVILHFVKNIFSMYELKESSIMSVTRNMDIETDVENYDENLDYRQYMKQIVKTRNKLEPLRMEIQSRISEKFLDALLQRLNLSEEQVFTFNCPINLSYLFNISSFLPPNITTKLSYSAFSPVVHPIADKKHSMIDFIEKKDLLLFYPFESMKPFLNLIKEASEREDVQSIKITLYRISKDSKLAEYLINAVENGKDVTVLMELRARFDETNNIEWAQKLEEAGCHIIYGTDGFKVHSKICMITYRKDGEIKHITQVGTGNYNEKTSKMYTDYSLMTSDIEIGRDADIFFKNMSLGNLMGVYKKLWVAPSSFKENILKNINNEIEKAKRGEEGKIVIKCNSFTDKDLILALADASDLGVKITLIVRGICCLVPQIEGKTRNIKVISVVGRFLEHSRIYSFGIGEQQILYIASGDMMTRNTEHRVEVGCPVLDNDIKERINSQINTILEDNQKARILEPNGEYKTVSSSESERKINSQEEFIRDAEKNIYKILEDEVKISEKIQPVKKGFFKKLFHIS; via the coding sequence ATGAATCCTAATAATTATATTGAAAACAGAGAGATTTCTTGGTTAAAATTTAATGAGAGAGTGCTTGAAGAAGCAGTTAGTGAAGATAACCCTCTTCTTGAAAGATTGAAATTTTTAGCAATATTTACTAGCAATCTTGATGAATTTTTCATGGTAAGAGTTGGAACAATGAATGATTATATAAAATATGTTCCAGATTATGTAGATGGAAAAACAGGAATGAATGCTAGAGAACAACTTGAAAAAATTTATGAAATATCAAATAGACTTTATCAAAAAAGAGATAAAGTTTTTGAAAATCTTATGAAACTTCTTGAAAAAGAAAATTTGAAAAAAGAAAAAATAAAAGATCTATCTAAAAAAGAATTATCATATTTGGAAAAATACTTTTTCAATAATATATTTCCAATGTTATCTCCTTTAATTATAGATACTTGGCATCCATTTCCATTTATTCCTAACAAACAATTAAATGTTATAGTTTATCTGTCTAATAAGAAAAAAGAGGTGCTTGGAATGATTCCTGTTCCAAACAATATGGAGAGAGTTATTATGATAGATAAAGAACTTGGAAGATATGTACTTTTAGAAGAGGTAATTTTACATTTTGTAAAAAATATTTTCTCTATGTATGAATTAAAAGAAAGTTCTATTATGAGTGTAACAAGAAATATGGATATCGAGACTGATGTAGAAAACTACGATGAAAACCTTGATTATAGACAATATATGAAGCAAATTGTAAAAACTCGTAATAAATTAGAGCCTCTTAGAATGGAGATACAATCTAGAATTAGTGAGAAATTTTTAGATGCTTTACTACAAAGATTGAATCTTTCAGAGGAACAAGTATTTACTTTTAACTGTCCAATAAATTTAAGTTACCTATTTAATATCAGCAGTTTTTTACCACCAAATATAACAACAAAACTTTCTTATAGTGCTTTTTCTCCAGTTGTTCATCCAATAGCAGATAAAAAACATAGTATGATAGATTTTATAGAGAAAAAAGATTTACTACTTTTCTATCCATTTGAAAGTATGAAACCTTTCTTGAATTTAATAAAAGAGGCATCAGAAAGAGAAGATGTGCAATCTATAAAGATTACTTTATATAGAATTTCAAAGGACTCTAAGCTAGCAGAATATCTGATAAATGCTGTGGAAAATGGAAAAGATGTTACAGTTTTAATGGAACTTAGAGCTAGATTTGATGAGACAAATAATATTGAGTGGGCTCAAAAGTTGGAAGAGGCAGGTTGTCATATAATTTATGGAACAGACGGATTTAAAGTTCATTCAAAAATATGTATGATAACTTATAGAAAAGATGGAGAGATTAAACATATTACACAAGTTGGAACAGGGAATTACAATGAAAAAACTTCAAAAATGTATACTGATTATTCTCTTATGACTTCAGATATAGAGATTGGAAGAGATGCAGATATCTTCTTTAAAAATATGTCTTTAGGAAATCTTATGGGAGTATATAAGAAATTATGGGTAGCACCTTCTAGTTTTAAAGAAAATATCTTGAAAAATATAAATAATGAGATAGAAAAAGCTAAAAGAGGAGAAGAGGGTAAAATAGTTATAAAATGCAATTCTTTTACTGATAAAGATCTTATCCTCGCTTTAGCAGATGCATCTGATTTAGGAGTAAAAATAACTCTTATTGTAAGAGGAATTTGTTGTCTTGTTCCACAAATAGAAGGAAAGACAAGAAATATAAAGGTTATAAGTGTTGTTGGAAGATTCTTAGAACACTCAAGAATATATAGTTTTGGAATAGGAGAGCAACAAATACTTTATATAGCCTCTGGAGATATGATGACAAGAAATACAGAGCATCGTGTTGAAGTTGGTTGTCCAGTTCTTGATAATGATATAAAAGAGAGAATAAATTCTCAAATAAATACTATTTTAGAAGATAATCAAAAGGCTAGAATATTAGAGCCTAACGGAGAGTATAAAACTGTTTCTAGCTCAGAAAGTGAAAGAAAGATAAATTCACAAGAGGAGTTTATTAGAGATGCTGAAAAAAATATTTATAAAATTTTAGAAGATGAAGTTAAAATATCAGAAAAAATTCAGCCTGTAAAAAAAGGATTTTTTAAAAAGTTATTTCATATTTCATAA
- a CDS encoding rod shape-determining protein, which translates to MKMEYGIIDIGSNTIRLSIFKYNETANTVKLITNKKVIVGLTGYVKKGQLSALGITKLCRTLQKLKISLENFEIKNYSVFATASLRNISNTEEVLREIEKTTGMQPEIIVGEEEARLDFIGAKSGMNLERGILVDIGGGSTEIVLFNNGEIERLTSIPIGALNLQNKVVKHIVPEEKEIKKMRKIIKEALKELNWEHEQNYKYLYGIGGSSRACMNIIKESKNLPLEDKSFFVEELYNIVDILKNGGTCEETKELYRLIPERIFSFAGGAVILREIIDTFGVEKVIISKNGVREGYFIDRVIKKDEEKVENNES; encoded by the coding sequence ATGAAGATGGAGTATGGAATAATTGACATAGGTTCAAATACAATAAGACTTTCTATTTTCAAATATAATGAAACAGCTAATACAGTAAAGCTTATAACAAACAAAAAAGTTATAGTAGGGCTTACTGGTTATGTAAAGAAAGGGCAACTTTCAGCTTTAGGGATAACAAAGTTATGTCGTACACTTCAAAAATTAAAGATAAGTTTAGAGAATTTTGAGATAAAAAATTACTCAGTTTTTGCAACAGCATCTTTAAGAAATATTTCAAATACAGAAGAAGTTTTAAGAGAGATTGAAAAGACAACAGGAATGCAACCAGAGATTATTGTTGGTGAAGAAGAGGCGAGACTTGATTTTATTGGAGCAAAATCTGGAATGAATCTTGAGAGAGGAATTTTAGTTGATATTGGCGGAGGAAGTACAGAGATTGTTCTATTTAATAATGGAGAGATAGAAAGATTGACAAGTATTCCAATAGGAGCTCTTAATCTTCAAAATAAAGTAGTAAAACATATAGTTCCAGAGGAAAAAGAAATTAAAAAAATGAGAAAAATTATAAAAGAAGCTCTAAAAGAATTAAATTGGGAACATGAACAAAATTATAAATACCTTTATGGTATTGGAGGTTCATCAAGAGCTTGTATGAATATTATAAAAGAATCAAAAAATCTTCCATTAGAAGATAAATCTTTCTTTGTAGAGGAACTATATAATATTGTAGATATTTTGAAAAATGGTGGAACTTGTGAAGAAACAAAAGAGTTATATAGATTAATCCCTGAAAGAATATTTTCTTTTGCAGGAGGAGCAGTAATTTTAAGAGAAATTATTGATACTTTTGGAGTAGAAAAAGTTATAATTAGTAAAAATGGTGTAAGAGAAGGATATTTTATTGATAGAGTTATAAAAAAAGATGAAGAGAAGGTAGAAAATAATGAATCCTAA
- a CDS encoding coenzyme F420-0:L-glutamate ligase, with translation MGRLIGTVSRGLRAPIIHQGDKIEDFVVDAVLAAVESDGITLRDRDIVAMTESIVARAQGNYASIDDIAADVKAKYGDNTIGVIFPILSRNRFSVCLKGIAKGAKKIVLMFSYPSDEVGNHFIDMELLDEKGVNPWSDVLTEAEFTEKFGKPLHEFTGVNYIEYYSELIKEQGAEVEVIFANNPTAILKYTDCVLNCDIHTRFRTRKLLRKAGAKIVFGMDEILTSSNNGSGYNADYGLLGSNKATEDSIKLFPRDCMDTVATIQKMFLDKTGKHLEVMVYGDGAFKDPVGKIWELADPVVSPGYTAGLEGTPNEIKLKYLADNDLAGLTGEELNKAVANAIKNKDADLKGQMITQGTTPRRLTDLIGSLCDLTSGSGDKGTPIILIQGYFDNYIDD, from the coding sequence ATGGGAAGATTAATTGGAACTGTTTCAAGAGGGCTTCGTGCTCCTATTATTCATCAAGGAGATAAAATTGAAGATTTTGTTGTAGATGCTGTTTTAGCTGCTGTTGAAAGTGATGGAATAACTTTAAGAGATAGAGATATCGTAGCTATGACTGAGTCAATCGTTGCAAGAGCACAAGGAAACTATGCTTCAATAGATGACATTGCAGCTGATGTAAAAGCAAAATATGGAGATAACACTATCGGTGTAATATTCCCTATTTTAAGTCGTAACAGATTTTCAGTATGTTTAAAAGGTATAGCAAAAGGAGCTAAGAAAATAGTTTTAATGTTTAGCTATCCTTCTGATGAAGTTGGAAACCATTTTATCGATATGGAGCTTTTAGATGAGAAAGGTGTAAATCCTTGGAGTGATGTTCTTACTGAAGCTGAATTTACTGAAAAATTTGGAAAACCTCTTCATGAATTTACAGGAGTGAACTATATTGAATATTACTCTGAACTTATTAAAGAGCAAGGTGCAGAAGTAGAAGTAATTTTTGCTAACAACCCAACAGCAATTTTAAAATATACTGACTGTGTACTTAACTGTGATATTCATACTCGTTTCAGAACTAGAAAACTTCTTAGAAAAGCTGGAGCTAAAATCGTATTTGGAATGGATGAAATTTTAACTTCTTCTAATAATGGAAGTGGATACAACGCAGATTACGGACTATTAGGTTCAAATAAAGCAACTGAAGATAGTATCAAACTTTTCCCTCGTGATTGTATGGATACTGTTGCTACTATCCAAAAAATGTTCCTTGATAAAACAGGAAAACATCTTGAAGTAATGGTTTATGGAGATGGGGCATTTAAAGATCCAGTTGGAAAAATTTGGGAACTTGCTGACCCAGTTGTATCACCAGGATATACTGCTGGACTTGAAGGAACACCTAATGAAATTAAATTAAAATATCTAGCTGATAATGATCTTGCAGGATTAACAGGAGAAGAATTAAATAAAGCTGTTGCTAATGCAATTAAAAACAAAGATGCTGATCTTAAAGGACAAATGATTACTCAAGGAACTACTCCTAGAAGACTTACTGATCTTATCGGATCACTTTGTGACTTAACTTCTGGAAGTGGAGATAAGGGAACACCTATTATTTTAATTCAAGGATATTTTGATAACTATATAGATGACTAA
- a CDS encoding AMP-binding protein has protein sequence MKFVKDYNKTAIIYDGKEISYKEAIIKSKIFSQEFPIENEDKVIIFMENRPELLYSFLGTWDKSGTCVCLDASLSGEELVYYINDSDSKYIYTSQGNLPKVQKALEISGKTLGIAVVDDIAGKEFDGELVINAPAPENVALMLYTSGTTGNPKGVMLKFDNILINVEGLDKYNMFVQEDIVLALLPMHHIFPLLGSGVIPLAKGATIVFLKEMSSQAMVDAFQKYKVTMMIGVPRLWEMLHQKIMEKINASKVTKGIFKLAEKINSISFSRKIFKKVHDNFGGNLRFFVSGGSKLDPKIARDFLTLGIKICEGYGMTETAPMISFTPLNEIMPGSAGKILPGIEVKIADDGEIIARGRNVMKGYYKRPEATAETIDKDGWIHTGDLGEIKNNYLYVTGRKKEMIVLSNGKNINPIEIEQWIMGKTNLIQEIVVAEIDSVLTAVIYPNFQKISEEKVTNIKETLKWGVIDSYNGKAPNYKKILDIRIVQEEMPKTKIGKIRRFMIPEMLKAKENDNIVIEEPKFEEYTMLKEYLVKVKKKPVTPFAHIELDLGMDSLDMVELLTYLESTFGIKASEELIIENSTVEKLAVYIKENRGENKVEEVNWNEYLNKDIDVELPKSNIITKIGKAILWIVFKLYIRVKKEGTENITTDPVIYAGNHQSFLDAFLFNHVVPTNVLNNVYYLAKVKHFSKGYMKTLGENSNVILVDINKNLGEVLQTLAMVLRSGKSVAIFPEGARTRDGKMLEFKKSFAILAKELNIPIVPFGIKGAFEAFPSNSKFPKSSDVEIKFFERIEPKDMSYEEIVEKTRDCISNWVEK, from the coding sequence TTGAAGTTTGTAAAAGATTATAATAAAACTGCAATAATTTATGATGGGAAAGAAATTAGTTATAAAGAGGCTATTATAAAATCTAAGATCTTTTCTCAAGAGTTTCCTATTGAGAATGAAGATAAAGTTATAATATTTATGGAAAATAGACCAGAGCTTCTTTACTCTTTTTTAGGAACATGGGACAAATCAGGTACTTGTGTTTGTTTAGATGCCTCACTTAGTGGAGAGGAGTTAGTTTACTATATAAATGATTCTGACTCAAAATATATCTATACATCTCAAGGAAATCTTCCAAAAGTACAAAAAGCTCTTGAAATTTCAGGAAAAACTTTAGGGATAGCTGTTGTTGATGATATAGCAGGTAAAGAGTTTGATGGTGAGCTTGTAATTAATGCTCCAGCTCCTGAAAATGTGGCTCTTATGCTTTATACTTCAGGTACTACTGGAAACCCTAAAGGCGTAATGCTGAAATTTGATAATATTTTAATAAATGTTGAAGGGCTTGATAAATACAATATGTTTGTACAAGAAGATATTGTTTTAGCACTTCTACCTATGCATCATATCTTCCCATTATTGGGATCAGGAGTTATTCCTTTAGCTAAGGGAGCAACTATTGTATTTTTAAAAGAGATGTCATCTCAAGCTATGGTAGATGCCTTCCAAAAATATAAGGTAACTATGATGATAGGAGTTCCAAGACTTTGGGAGATGCTACATCAAAAAATTATGGAAAAAATAAATGCTAGTAAAGTAACAAAAGGTATATTTAAACTAGCTGAAAAAATTAATAGTATAAGTTTTAGTAGAAAGATATTTAAAAAAGTTCATGATAATTTTGGTGGAAATCTAAGATTTTTTGTATCTGGGGGTTCTAAATTAGATCCTAAAATTGCTAGAGATTTTCTTACTTTAGGTATAAAAATTTGTGAAGGTTATGGAATGACTGAAACAGCTCCTATGATCTCTTTTACTCCGTTAAATGAGATTATGCCAGGATCAGCAGGTAAGATTTTACCAGGAATTGAAGTTAAAATAGCTGATGATGGAGAGATTATAGCTAGAGGTAGAAACGTAATGAAAGGGTATTACAAGAGACCTGAGGCTACTGCTGAAACTATTGATAAAGATGGTTGGATACATACAGGGGATCTTGGAGAGATTAAAAATAATTATTTGTATGTAACAGGAAGAAAAAAAGAGATGATAGTTCTATCTAATGGAAAAAATATCAATCCTATTGAAATCGAACAATGGATAATGGGAAAAACAAATCTGATACAAGAGATTGTTGTAGCTGAAATTGATTCGGTTTTAACAGCTGTCATCTATCCTAATTTCCAAAAGATATCTGAAGAAAAAGTTACTAATATTAAGGAAACTTTAAAATGGGGAGTTATTGATTCTTATAATGGAAAAGCTCCTAACTATAAGAAAATTCTTGATATTAGAATAGTTCAAGAGGAGATGCCAAAAACTAAGATAGGTAAAATAAGAAGATTTATGATACCTGAAATGTTAAAAGCTAAAGAAAATGATAATATTGTAATTGAAGAGCCAAAATTTGAAGAGTATACAATGTTAAAAGAGTATTTAGTTAAAGTTAAAAAGAAACCTGTAACTCCTTTTGCACATATTGAGTTAGATTTAGGAATGGATTCACTAGATATGGTTGAACTTTTAACATATTTAGAAAGTACATTTGGAATTAAAGCATCTGAAGAGCTTATAATTGAAAATTCTACAGTTGAAAAACTAGCTGTATATATTAAGGAAAATAGAGGAGAAAACAAGGTTGAAGAGGTAAATTGGAACGAATATCTAAATAAAGATATTGATGTTGAACTTCCAAAATCTAATATTATAACAAAGATAGGTAAAGCTATTCTATGGATAGTCTTTAAATTATATATTAGAGTTAAAAAAGAGGGAACAGAAAATATTACAACTGATCCTGTTATATATGCTGGAAACCATCAAAGTTTCTTAGATGCTTTCCTGTTTAACCATGTTGTTCCTACAAATGTATTAAATAATGTCTATTATTTAGCTAAAGTAAAACATTTCTCAAAAGGTTATATGAAAACTCTTGGAGAAAATTCAAATGTAATATTAGTTGATATTAATAAAAACTTAGGAGAAGTTCTTCAAACTTTAGCTATGGTACTTAGAAGTGGAAAAAGTGTTGCTATATTCCCTGAAGGAGCTAGAACTAGAGATGGTAAGATGCTAGAGTTTAAAAAGTCTTTTGCTATATTAGCTAAAGAATTAAATATACCTATTGTTCCTTTTGGAATTAAGGGGGCTTTTGAGGCATTCCCTTCAAACTCTAAATTCCCTAAATCATCAGATGTGGAGATAAAATTCTTTGAAAGAATTGAGCCAAAAGATATGAGTTATGAAGAGATTGTAGAAAAAACAAGAGATTGCATATCTAATTGGGTAGAAAAATAA